The Halovivax ruber XH-70 genome includes the window GCGGGTATAGGTGTCGAGACGGACGATTCGATCGGCTTCGAGTTGAAAGACGTCTGCGAATTCGAAAACGGGATCGTCGTCACCGTCGAGTAGACGGCCACGGACAGTTACGCGATCGTTGGCGCCGAACACCTCGATCAGGTCGTGACGCGTCTCGGTCATCGGCCTGTCCTCGCGCATGAACCGAACGAACGCGTCGCGACCCTCGAACGTCCGATCCGGGCGGTGCTGGACGAACGATTGGGCGAGAAGGTTCTCGAACGCGTCGTAGTCGTGGGTGTCGAGTGCGGCGTAGTAACCGCGAACGAGCGCAATCGGGTCTTCGGGCACGGAATGGTGTTTCGCGCGACGGAGCAAAAAGGCCCGTTTCGACGACCGTCAGTCGCCCGAGAGCTCCGCGGGTTCGTCGATCTGGCCGGCCTGGACGTTCCAGAGGGCAGCGTACCGGCCGCCCTCGTCGAGCAGTTCCTCGTGGTCGCCGCGCTCGACGACCGATCCGTCCTCGAGGACGAGAATCGTGTCCGCGTCGCGGATCGTCGACAGGCGGTGGGCGATGGCGAGCGTCGTCCGGTCCTCGGTCAGGCGCTCGATCGAGCGCTGGATGGCGAGTTCGGTCTCGGTGTCCACGGCGCTGGTCGCCTCGTCTAAGACCAGGATCGGCGGGTCCTGCAAGACGGTGCGTGCGATGGCGATTCGCTGGCGCTGCCCGCCGGAGAGCTTCACGCCCCGCTCACCCACGCGCGTATCGTATCCCTCGTCGAGTTCCTGGATGAACACGTGGGCTTCGGCGGCTTTCGCTGCCTCGCGCACCTCGTTCATCGGGGCGTCCTGGCTGCCGTAGCGGATGTTGTCAGCGATCGTCCCGTCGAAGAGGAAAGTCTCCTGGCCGACGTAGCCGGTGGCCTCACGGAGATCCTCGAGTGCGACGTCCCGGAGGTCGTGGCCGTCGACGCGGATCTCGCCCTCGTCGACGTCGTAGAGTCGCATGAGGAGTTTGAGCATCGTCGACTTGCCGGCACCCGTCGGGCCGACGAGCGCGACCATCTCGCCTGGGTCCGCGGCGAAGGAGACGTCGTCGATCACGGTCTCGGCCTCGTGGTCCTCGTCGGCCATGATGTCGTCGTAGGCGAAGGAGACGCCGTCGTACTCGACGCGTCCGTCGGGGTTCGTGAGGGCCACGGGCGCTTCGTCGTCCTGAATCGCGACCGGGATGTCCATCAGCCCGAAGATGCGCTCGCTGGAGGCCTTGGCGTTCTCGTACTGGTCGACGATGTTCGAGACCTCTGCCAGCGGCGCGACGATGCGCTGGGTCAGCATCAAGAAGACGACGAAGTCACCGACCGAGAGGCTCCCGGAGAGCGGACCGGGTGCCGTCCCGGTCGTGAGCCAGAGGCCGCCGACGAGGAAGGTGACGGCGAAGGAGACGCCGGCCAGCAGCTCCATCCCCGGCCGGTAGAGGTAGGTGAGTTTGAGGACGTCGATCGTCCGATCGAAGAGGTTCTTCGAGGCCTTTCGCACGCGTTCGACCTCGAAGGACTCGTTCGCCGTCGTCTTCGTCAGCTCCATCCCGGCGATGGAGTTCTCGAGACGGGTGTTGAGCCGGGCGACGGCCGACCGCTGGCGGACGTACCGCGGTTCGGCGACGCGCATGAACCAGAGAGTGAAGCCGACCATCAGCGGCACGGCGACCAGCGTGATGAGCGCGAGTTGCCAGTTGAGGTAGAAGAGGACGCCCGCGATGCCGGCGACCATCACGAGCAGGCGCAGCGAGTTCATCAGGGCGTTGTCCAGAAACATCTCAAGATTCTGGGTGTCGTTGTTGAGTACCGCCATGACCTCGCCGGTCTGCTTGTCGTCGAAGAACGTCTGGTCCAGCCGCTGCATCTTCTCGAAGCTATCGACCCGCACGGTGTGCATCACGCCGTGGGCGAAGAGGTTGGCCGTCACGCCGTAGATCCAGGTGAAGATCGCGGTCACCACGAACGCCAGCGCGATGGCCGTCACCGAGAACCAGAACTGCGGCAGCTGACCGACCGGCAACCACGCGTCGGGCACGATCGGGAGCGAAAACTCGCCAGCCTGCTCCGGGGCCGGAAAGACCGCGTCGATCGCCGTCCCGAGCACTAACGGCGCGACCAGACTGGCCATCCGCGCGACGAAGTTCGCGACCATCCCCGCCGAGAACCAGCCGAGACGGTCGGTCCCGTACTCCATGAACAACCGCGTCAACGGCCGATCGACGCGCTCGCGATAGGCGTCGAACGGCGTCTCCTCCTCGTCGTAAGCGCTCACTGACCCTCCAGTTCAGTTTCGAACCGTAAACGATCCACGGTATCGGCCGACAGTGCCGGAAATCGAGACTACCACAGATTTACGGCCAACAGCGCCACCGACCGATCCCCTTCCTCTGTGGCCGCGAGCGTGCCCGCAGGGCACGCGAGCACGGGGAAAGGCTGGTCTGTGTTAGGATCGAATGCCGCGAGCGAGGCCGGGCCGAGTGAGTGGGCCGACGACTGATGTGGATTGAGCGAAGCGAGTAGGTCCGAAGGAGAAGAGCTTTTAATCGATCTTTTACCGAGCATCGGCGCGCCGTGCGCCGAAGCCGCCGGCGCGAAACGAGCGCAGCGTAAAAGGTCGGTTTACTTCGCGGGAGCGAACGAGGGAACCTAGATCTTCGGCTCCGGATGCGAGGCACTTCCGGGACCTGGCGAACCCTGCCGGTTCATCTCGCCAGCCTGTGCGGAGGCCGAGGGTCCGCTCTGGTAGGTCAACACGCTCGACGAGACGCCAGGTGAAGTGGACTAATACACGATCCGCGGCAGCCTCGACATCTTTTTCCTCCAGAACCGCGAGAGTCCGGCGCTGGAGGGCGCTGAAAACGTCGAACTCGAAAGGCGAAACCACGACGCGACCAGCGAGAGCGGGGCGTCGCTCAGGCTGACCTACGAGTGGTTGCGGAGCTAATCCGCCGGCCCGCTCAGCCCGCGGTCGCCAACGTTGATACCATCGCCGCAATCGGCTCATTGAACGCGTGCTCGAGCGCGATCGAGGTGTTCTCGTCCGGGTCGAGCGCGACCAACTCTATTGGGTTCACCGCGTGAGACGCAACGACGACCGCCTCGTCGGTCGACGTTTCGAACGCCGCGTCGTTCTCCAAGAGCGCGGTGCAACCCCTAAGAGCAGCGCGATCCTCGTCGCCACCCACATCCAGGCCGAAATCAGCAAATGCCGTCACAAGGTCTTGGACACTGACGGCTACATTGCGTCGAATCAGATCAACACAGCTGTCGCCAACTTATTGCTGGGATGATGGAATTTTCCGACTGAATCACCGGGCCTCAGTCTGGTCGAGGGCTACTGGTAACGATTCAAGTTGGGCTGGAAAATCGTTATTCCGGTCGATCGACCAACTGCACGCTGATGCGTTCGTTGCGCTTGACACGACCTCACCGCACGAATCGAGCCGTGGTTTTCGCGGTGTGGTACAAAAACACACTTATTTATCCTAATATATTAACTATATATACATATTAAATTGACTATTTCGGTATTGGATAAACTTATATTTGGTAAACAGAATGGATGAAACGGAACATGGTGGTTCATTGATGGAGGTTGATTTGCCTAAATTGCGGAAACTAGCCAAATTGGAGGAGCTACTGATCTCGCACGACATATTTTATTTACAAAATACCTTCTCAAAGCAATTGAAACACCATTGTGAATATGCGCTCCGATCAGATGGCGAGCGTATCGACATAATCACATCTGATTTGATATCGGAGGACCGTGGGAGATCTAACGAGAGTTTAGGAATTATCGATTCGTATATAAATATCCTACTTCGTCGAGGGGTTGGAGTTGAAGATGTTGAGGCCACTTGTGAATTGGCCAAGTTAGCTCACGATAGAGTTTTAGTTAAACTACCCGTCGCAGGGAATGTCGAGTCTGGAGAATTATATGTTCAGGACTTGCGTGTGGCAGATGTAATAGAGTTCCATTCAGACCATGGAACGAGTTTTACCATAAAGTCACAATTAGAAGATATTGCAACGGGTTTAGAGTTGAGTAAATTGACAGGGTTGTCAGTCAAGCCAGGTACTGAACCCAACTACTCATGTATTTTCCAGATTAGAGATGACGATAAAATACGACCACAAGAGATAATGGATGTGCTTGGATATTCTTCCAAAGAAGTATCGATCGCTTCTGACCTCTATGATGCGTTCTATTCACATGATAAAGAAGGATATTACGCTTCAATCGGATTACACGGTAGTGAGAAGGACCCGGTTGTGAAATTCGATTATCCGAATATAGACATTCAAATTGCTACGGAAAAAATTAGCCAATTCATTAAAGATGATTCGTGTGAGCAGATACGTAATCAAGGATCCATACTTGGATACCGAATAATTGATTATTTTGGAACGGTTTTCTTCAAATCCGGGAGCATAGAAAGTCGCTCATATTATGATATGCGACATCACGTAGAGACGCGGCAATAGCACTGACCGCAATAGGAAAAATATAAACTCTATTATGACCCAACCACTTCCAATGGACTAATGGTTCCTACGCTTATGCAAATGCCGCTATCAACAACAGTATTATACACCATATTTATTATTATTGGGGGCATAATTGTTAGCGATTTTATAATATATATTCGAACAGACTCCAGAGAAAATTTACCCGTTCATTTACTGATAGGGACGGGAGGTATTTCGATGGTACTGTTAGGAGGTGTCGGAATTCAAAAATTGGTAGTTGTGGGGAATAGAATCCAATATGATGTTCCAATTGTGTTATTAATTTTTATTGGTTTTGTAATGGTTCCGAGAATGTATATTGGAGTGAACCGAGGCCCAACTCTAAACCGGTGTGTGAAGGCAATTTATTTATTAGCTCAAAAGCTCCATAGATAAATCGATCTCAAACTCTTACAGGGTTCAGGAATCGGCTAACATACTCCCGTCATGATGAATTAGATACATCACAATGAACAAAGAGCGGTTGTTATGGTTAAAAGAAATTCAAGTATTTTCAACCCCCAGATTGGATAAAGCGTACCAATACAGGGCCTGGGAGGTGAGAGGTCCGTCAGAATTCAGCTACTTAGCTGAGTGCACGTCGTCGTTGACTGGTCGCGGTTGAGGAAGACCGGAGGAATACGGACGCGATTGACGAGCGCAATCCGAGTTGGTTACCTTCAAGGATTGGGATTATGTTCCGGAAGGGTACCCAATCCAACGACATTCTCTTACCCATGTGATCGGTACGCGATGCGGATCTGGGAGGCGCTGCTACGCGTCTCAGCCCGGCGAGACCAGAATCGGACGGCGCGTATTCGAGCGTGGGAACACTTCAAACGACGACCGGGCCGATCGATTCGAACGCTCAAATTGCGCTGCTGGCGAACACGAACTCCCTGGCCATCCGGGGCGAAGATTGCTCGATTACGCTGTGGTATAACGCTATTTCCGTTATGATCACATTCACAGGAATTCGAAGGAAATAGCGCCCAGACATCTGATCCGTTGTTCCTAAATTGGACGATACGATACGGGTGCCGGCCCGAGAGCAACGACCCGATCCCCTCGCGAAGCGGCTCAGCGCTTGACAAGCCCTTCACATCGTGCTGATCTGCTCAAACGGGTGCGACCAACGGGGACGACGAATCGCCTTTCACCCCGACAAACCGCCACTTTTCGCCGACGTACGCTCGCCCGAATGCTGTCATTTCGCGGGATGGTACTCGAATTTGCCGTCCGAAACATCTATCAAGGCAGGAAAACGTCATGGCTCCAACACCGTATTACCTCTTACAGAGTAGTTGCAGGCCCGATCAAGGAGAGGAATTCGCCTTTGGAACGACGCTCAACGTCAGCACTGTGTAACTTGGATTGAAATTTAAGTATTTAATAATATAATAATTCTGGAGTTTCCGCTGAATCCCGGTTGGTTGCCCTCAACTGATAGCGGGAAACGTAATGCATCGCGTGCTACAGAATCTTCCACTACCTCGCGAGAGAGTATATGCTCAGGTATATCCTGAAATTAAATATATTTACAAATTATTGTGAACCATAGTCACTGTCATAGAATACGACAGGGCCATCGAATGGGCCCCAAGAGATGTCATCGCAAGTGCCACCAGGAATTATTGCTCCACAGGTACTGTTGGTGGGGACTTCCGCCCACCGGAACCTGAAGTCTACGCCGTGACCGTTGTTGTAATGGTCAAAACGGCGAGATCTATTGTGGAGATAGAGAGCGCAGGCGGCTGCAAATGCAGCGACTTTTTGCGCATAGGCAATACCAGATACACCGACAACTATGGCCAAGATGGTCGCATAATCACCCATTTCTCCGAGAGCATACGAAATTTCTTCACTGAGGTCGCTATCAAATTTGACTCTGTGAGTCTGATAAGGGGTGCCCCAGGTGCTACGATCTCCCGAAAACGAGTTCTCCCCGTGGTGCATGGCGCCCACCCCATCATCCTCTGCAATTTGTTCCAAGCCAGACAAATGAGAGATGTCGAACTCGCCCTCATAAGTTCCCTCAATCATTATCGTGTCGTCTGAAAAGAGATCATTGATCCTTTCTGCAGATCGTTCAAGAGGGGAACCGACGTGGTCTGGTTTCACCCGAACTTCACCGTCGGAAATTTCAAATAGTGTTGATTCTGCGTGCTCCTGAGTATACTCATCAGAACGGTCCGATTCGTCAGTACTTCCCGCAGTCACTCCTGAAGCGCTTACTGATGCACCTCCGGCAATCGCCGTGTTTCTGAGTAACTTTCGCCTGTTTAACTGTTTGTTATTCACCATTGCAATCTGGACTTTATTTCAATTATATATAAATCTTTTTAATTTATATTATATAAAGAATTGTGAGTGTGGCACAGATATATTTCATGAAGTGTCCTACCAGCACCATATTATTAAACATTATGCATTCGTGAATTATTTAACCAAATCTTACATCATATAATGGTAGAAGGTGGTGCGGGAAGCACGAGCGAGGATACAATTCAGGCCGAGGAAATTGTCGACCACAACAAACAGCCACACCAACATTTTTCATTTAAAACAACGGTTTCCAACCTCGTCGAAGCGACATCGCCGACGCTGTTGATCCCGCGAAGGTCCTTATCGACTTCTTCGCCGTTTTTCAGGATGGGGGTTAACGACTCTCGGGGTCCGACGTCACTTCCCCTGATGAAGTTGTTCGGATCAAGGTCGTCCGCTATCCCATTCCGTTTCGTTCCGATCACGACCGCCCAATAGCCGCTATTTCCGATAGCGATACTGCCGCCCTCGAACTTTCCGAGCGACTCGACGAACTTGTCCTTAGTTTTAAGTCCATTGTCGAGTCGGTCATTGACATTTTTCATCTCCAGGTACCCTATTCGACCCGAGTCCCACTCTGAGAGAGCAACTTGTCAGCGTCGTCACCGAATCCACTGGCATCGAGCTGCTCGTATTTGCTACGAACGTCTTGGAGATTCGCTTCCGACAGTTCCCCGCCGTTCCAGAGGGCTTCGAGGGGTACCAGGGCACGCGAGCACGGGAACGGCTGGTCGACACTAGAATATCGAACCGCGAACGAACGCAGTGAGTGAGCGGGCCGACGACTGATGTGGAGGGCGCGGCGCGAAGCGCCGCGCCGGAACGGAAGGAGGAGTACTTTTGATCGACCTTTTACCGAGTGTCGTCGCGGCGTGGTGCGCCACTGGCGCACCCGCCGCGACACGAACGTGGTTCGAGAGGCGCGTTGCGCCTCTCGTCATCACGGAAGACGCAACGCGTCTTCCGAACGACAGTGTAAAAGGTCGGTTTACATCATGCCGCCCATGCCGCCGCCCATCCCGCCCATGCCGCCGCCGGGCGCGCCGCCCTGCTCGTCGTCACCTTTGTCGGTGGAGAGGTCGCCGGCGGAGATGATGTCGTCGATCTTGAGGACGAGGTTCGCGGCCTCGGAAGCGGAGGTCACAGCCTGCTCCTTGGCGTGGGCCGGTTCGACGATGCCGGCGTCGGCGGTGTTCTCGACGTCGCCGGTCCAGGCGTTGAGGCCGGCCTGGACGTCGCCCTCGTCGTGCGCGGAGCGCAGGTCGACGAGCGTGTCGATGGAGTCGAGGCCGGCGTTCTCGGCGAGGACGCGCGGGACGAGTTCGAGCGAGTCGGCGAAGGCCTCGACGGCGAGTTGTTCGCGTCCGGAGACGGAGTCGGCGTAGTCGCGCAGGCGCGAGGCGAGTTCGACCTCGATGGCGCCGCCGCCGGCGAGGACGCGGCCGTCGGAGACGGTCTGAGCGACGACGTCCAGCGCGTCGTTGATGCCGCGCTCGAGTTCGTCGACGACGTGGTCGGTGGAGCCGCGCAGGAGGAGGGTGACGCCGTGGGCGTCGTCACCCTCGACGTAGAACAGCTCGTCCGCCGCGTCACGGGTGACGTCACCGAAGCCGAGGTCGTCTTCGGTCGCGCTCTCCAGATCGGAGACGACGGCGGCGTCGACGACCTCCTGCAGGAACTCGAGGTCGGACTTCTTGGCGCGGCGCACGGCCAGGATGCCCTCCTTCGCGAGGTAGTGCTGGGCGAGGTCGTCGATACCCTTCTGGCAGAAGACGACGTCGGCGTCGAGGTCGACGATGTGCTCGACCTTCTCGCGAAGCTGTTTCTCCTCGCGGTCCAGGAACTGCTGGAGCTGGTCGGGGTCGGTGACCGAGACCTCGGTGTCGACGTCGGCCTCCTCGATCTCGATCGGATCGTTGAGCAGGAGGATGTCGGCGTCGATGGCCTCGGTCGGCATGTCGTCGTGGACGGGGTCCTTGTCGACGATGCCGCCCTCGAGGAGGTCGGATTCACCGGCGGAGCGGCCAGTCTGCGTCTCGATGTTGAGGAACTCGAGGTCGACGACGTTCTCGCCCTCGTCGGTCTCGACGGTGACCGCGCGGACGGCGTCGACGATCAGCTGGGAGAGGTGCTCTTTGTTGAGTTCGGCGCCCTTGCCGGTCATCGACGTTTCGGCGACCGAGCGCAGAAGGTCCTCGTCCTCGGTGTCGACGACCGTGGCGATATCGTCGACTTCCTCGCGAGCCTGTTCGGCGGCCATGTGGAAGCCCTTGATGATGGCCGTCGGGTGGATGTCCTGCTCGATGAGGTCCTCGGCGTTTTTGAGGAGTTCGCCCGCGATGGCGACGGCAGTCGTGGTGCCGTCACCGGCCTCGTCCTCCTGGGTTTCGGCGACCTCGATGATCATCTCGGCCGTCGGGTTGTCGATGTCCATCTCCTGCAGGATGGTGACGCCGTCGTTCGTGATGGTGACCGATCCCATCGAGTCGACGAGCATCTTGTCCATGCCCTTCGGGCCGAGTGTGGACTTGACCGACTCGGCGACCGCTCGCGCGGCACTGATGTTGTACTCCTGCGCGTTCTCGTCCTTGACGCGCTGGGAGTCCTCGCTCATGACGATCATCGGCTGTCCCTGTTGCATTCGCTGACTCATACTCAAAGATTCGTTGTTTGTCCTTCTACAAAAGTCTAACGCTCCTCGTGAGTCCCGATTCCGAATGGCGGCTGCCGTATCAATCGAAGAATCCCCAGACAGAGCGGCGACGGACAGCAATATTGTGAAGAGGTCGCATTCTACAGGCTGTGAGTCAGTCCCACCGGTCCGGGGGTTTAAGTTGGAACTGACTTGCTGAGTTCGTTCGCCAGCCGAAGCACACCGGAATCCAGAGAACAGCAGGATTATTTTCGGGACCCCCGACTGGTCGCGTATGCGTCTCTCCAGTGGACGGGTTCTCGTGACCGGCGGCGCAGGATTCATCGGCTCGCATCTGGTCGAACGACTGGTCGACGACGGTGCAGACGTCACCGTCGTCGACGACTGCTCGAACGGTGACGCGGACCGACTCCCCGACGCGGTCACGTTCGTCGAGGCCGATCTCCGCGAGCGCGATGCGCTCGATGGGCACCTCGACGGGATCGACCGGGTCGTCCACCTGGCGGCGTCGAAGCACGTCGAC containing:
- a CDS encoding nuclear transport factor 2 family protein translates to MPEDPIALVRGYYAALDTHDYDAFENLLAQSFVQHRPDRTFEGRDAFVRFMREDRPMTETRHDLIEVFGANDRVTVRGRLLDGDDDPVFEFADVFQLEADRIVRLDTYTR
- a CDS encoding ABC transporter ATP-binding protein, whose product is MSAYDEEETPFDAYRERVDRPLTRLFMEYGTDRLGWFSAGMVANFVARMASLVAPLVLGTAIDAVFPAPEQAGEFSLPIVPDAWLPVGQLPQFWFSVTAIALAFVVTAIFTWIYGVTANLFAHGVMHTVRVDSFEKMQRLDQTFFDDKQTGEVMAVLNNDTQNLEMFLDNALMNSLRLLVMVAGIAGVLFYLNWQLALITLVAVPLMVGFTLWFMRVAEPRYVRQRSAVARLNTRLENSIAGMELTKTTANESFEVERVRKASKNLFDRTIDVLKLTYLYRPGMELLAGVSFAVTFLVGGLWLTTGTAPGPLSGSLSVGDFVVFLMLTQRIVAPLAEVSNIVDQYENAKASSERIFGLMDIPVAIQDDEAPVALTNPDGRVEYDGVSFAYDDIMADEDHEAETVIDDVSFAADPGEMVALVGPTGAGKSTMLKLLMRLYDVDEGEIRVDGHDLRDVALEDLREATGYVGQETFLFDGTIADNIRYGSQDAPMNEVREAAKAAEAHVFIQELDEGYDTRVGERGVKLSGGQRQRIAIARTVLQDPPILVLDEATSAVDTETELAIQRSIERLTEDRTTLAIAHRLSTIRDADTILVLEDGSVVERGDHEELLDEGGRYAALWNVQAGQIDEPAELSGD
- the thsB gene encoding thermosome subunit beta, which gives rise to MQQGQPMIVMSEDSQRVKDENAQEYNISAARAVAESVKSTLGPKGMDKMLVDSMGSVTITNDGVTILQEMDIDNPTAEMIIEVAETQEDEAGDGTTTAVAIAGELLKNAEDLIEQDIHPTAIIKGFHMAAEQAREEVDDIATVVDTEDEDLLRSVAETSMTGKGAELNKEHLSQLIVDAVRAVTVETDEGENVVDLEFLNIETQTGRSAGESDLLEGGIVDKDPVHDDMPTEAIDADILLLNDPIEIEEADVDTEVSVTDPDQLQQFLDREEKQLREKVEHIVDLDADVVFCQKGIDDLAQHYLAKEGILAVRRAKKSDLEFLQEVVDAAVVSDLESATEDDLGFGDVTRDAADELFYVEGDDAHGVTLLLRGSTDHVVDELERGINDALDVVAQTVSDGRVLAGGGAIEVELASRLRDYADSVSGREQLAVEAFADSLELVPRVLAENAGLDSIDTLVDLRSAHDEGDVQAGLNAWTGDVENTADAGIVEPAHAKEQAVTSASEAANLVLKIDDIISAGDLSTDKGDDEQGGAPGGGMGGMGGGMGGMM